Proteins encoded by one window of Rouxiella chamberiensis:
- the fabD gene encoding ACP S-malonyltransferase, translating into MSSSIWVFPGQGSQYKGMGNELFERFPDLVKQADAVLGYSVREMCVEDPQGLLGETQFTQPALFVVSALALLAEREDGRAAPECYAGHSLGEFVALFAAGAFDFATGVALVKERGRLMASAPRGAMAAVLGLGQSRVAELLAASPFTGIDIANINSAQQIVISGLRDDITAAQTLFAEAGGRYILLNVSAAFHSRYLRDIEQQFNQFAQGFTFNPLTSRVISNYTAQDYPTTDYLDLLTRQISHPVRWYESLSSLLAQGEVELREIGPGQVLTNLFKKIQAQPFVPEKSSGQRPVVFMYGGQGAQYYGMGQEFYRRHEVFRAQMEHCDALYRKHTGNSLLEALYDDTRRQMPLSDVVLSSAALLSLGVSLTGLLKAEGIQPGGVMGYSLGECIAAVVAGVLTLDDAMKLVVSQARMLSEQTAGGGMMSVLAPIEHFHANAALYQHTELASLNFQKNFVVSGSLATLSALKEQLSQREIISMLLPVEQPFHSAGIDIIEPEFRALVETLPKQAASLPVYSAMSGKPVAEWDGDYFWRVLRNPVDFHGLMTSLAGKDRAFYVDLSPTGTLSTFLKYGFAEKLCHGAVINQFGRNVESLSSLLTALEKHAEHPVMEGASL; encoded by the coding sequence ATGTCTTCTTCAATTTGGGTATTTCCTGGTCAGGGATCGCAGTACAAAGGGATGGGAAATGAACTGTTTGAGCGTTTTCCCGATCTCGTTAAACAGGCCGATGCAGTGCTTGGCTATTCGGTTCGCGAAATGTGTGTGGAAGACCCGCAAGGGTTGCTTGGAGAAACGCAATTCACCCAGCCTGCACTGTTTGTGGTTTCGGCACTGGCGTTACTGGCCGAGCGCGAGGACGGCCGCGCCGCGCCGGAGTGTTATGCAGGCCACAGCCTCGGCGAGTTCGTGGCGCTGTTCGCGGCCGGTGCCTTTGATTTCGCGACCGGCGTTGCGCTGGTAAAAGAGCGCGGCAGGCTGATGGCGAGCGCACCGCGTGGCGCGATGGCTGCCGTGCTGGGTCTGGGGCAGTCGCGCGTAGCCGAATTGCTGGCCGCCTCGCCGTTTACCGGCATTGATATCGCCAATATCAACAGTGCGCAGCAAATCGTGATTTCGGGGCTGCGTGATGACATCACGGCGGCGCAGACCCTGTTTGCCGAGGCGGGCGGGCGTTACATCCTCCTTAACGTCTCTGCCGCTTTTCACTCCCGCTATCTGCGCGACATCGAACAACAATTCAACCAGTTTGCGCAGGGTTTCACCTTTAATCCGCTGACTTCGCGGGTTATCTCCAACTACACGGCACAAGACTATCCGACGACCGACTATCTCGACCTGCTGACACGCCAGATAAGCCATCCGGTGCGCTGGTATGAAAGCCTTTCCTCTCTGCTGGCGCAGGGCGAAGTCGAACTGCGAGAAATCGGTCCGGGACAGGTATTGACCAACCTGTTCAAGAAAATCCAGGCACAGCCGTTTGTGCCCGAGAAAAGCTCAGGTCAACGCCCCGTGGTCTTTATGTATGGCGGTCAGGGCGCACAGTATTACGGCATGGGGCAAGAATTCTATCGTCGTCACGAGGTTTTTCGCGCGCAGATGGAACATTGCGACGCGCTGTACCGCAAGCACACCGGCAACAGTCTGCTCGAGGCGCTGTATGACGACACCCGTCGCCAGATGCCGCTTTCCGACGTCGTGCTGTCCAGCGCGGCGCTGTTGAGTCTCGGCGTCAGCCTGACCGGCCTGCTGAAAGCCGAAGGCATCCAGCCCGGCGGCGTGATGGGCTATAGCCTCGGTGAATGTATTGCGGCGGTCGTGGCCGGGGTGCTGACGTTGGACGATGCAATGAAGCTTGTGGTGAGTCAGGCGCGGATGCTGAGTGAACAGACGGCGGGCGGCGGCATGATGAGCGTGCTGGCCCCGATCGAACACTTCCATGCGAATGCCGCGCTGTATCAGCACACGGAACTCGCCAGCCTCAATTTCCAGAAAAACTTTGTGGTCAGCGGCAGTCTGGCCACGCTGTCGGCGCTCAAGGAGCAACTGTCGCAGCGCGAGATTATCTCCATGCTGCTGCCGGTCGAGCAGCCGTTTCATTCTGCCGGTATCGACATCATCGAACCTGAGTTCCGCGCACTCGTCGAGACTCTGCCGAAACAGGCGGCCAGCCTGCCGGTTTATTCGGCGATGTCGGGAAAACCGGTCGCAGAATGGGACGGCGACTATTTCTGGCGCGTGCTGCGAAATCCCGTGGATTTTCATGGCTTGATGACGTCGCTTGCCGGGAAGGACCGCGCCTTTTATGTGGATCTCAGTCCGACCGGCACGCTCTCGACCTTCCTTAAATACGGTTTTGCCGAAAAGCTCTGCCACGGCGCCGTGATCAACCAGTTTGGCCGCAATGTCGAGAGCCTTTCCAGCCTGCTGACGGCACTGGAAAAACACGCTGAACACCCTGTGATGGAGGGCGCATCATTATGA
- a CDS encoding acyl carrier protein — MATQQDILAVVLDIINDIKNTGFTPEIVDLDAFIGGELGVDSVEMLESWYEIEKRLHIKVNDSDKRGIYTLGDLVAKIEAQMPELAEKS; from the coding sequence ATGGCGACACAACAAGACATTCTGGCGGTGGTGCTCGACATCATCAATGACATCAAGAACACCGGTTTTACCCCTGAAATCGTGGATCTCGACGCCTTTATCGGCGGCGAACTGGGCGTGGATTCGGTCGAAATGCTCGAGTCCTGGTACGAAATCGAAAAGCGCCTACATATCAAGGTCAATGACAGCGACAAGCGCGGAATTTACACGCTGGGCGATCTCGTTGCCAAAATCGAGGCGCAGATGCCCGAGCTTGCCGAAAAGTCCTGA
- a CDS encoding aminotransferase class I/II-fold pyridoxal phosphate-dependent enzyme — protein sequence MDFHELIELERKPFKERVKLRYSTYLKEVEKGFMFGREGSGPVDAQMQYKDLHSDTFNNVLVFGSNSYLGLANHPYVKNRVIEAVEQYGIGTGGSPAFSGYTHQHKVLEKRLAALAGHEDAVLLPSGYMANLCWVNGLMNRNDIIVYDQNSHASVINAIKMTNVPFYTFDPERLDEFDAMLHKIRARAKPGTQIFSTVEGVRSTDGSIIDLRRYIDICRTHDIITILDDAHGLGTVGPTGRGTLEHLDLLGQVDLRMSTCSKSLGAQGAFVSGSSEYIFMLRNFSYPYLFTSGLAQPTIAAISAALDVMEREPERIEQLHANVRYMQDRLEAHGFNILRGQTGIIPVFFRQNAVVGNINRRLFERGLFANIMEYPMVPPDKERLRLSVMSSHTREEIDQAVGIIVDVAREFDAL from the coding sequence ATGGATTTTCATGAGCTTATCGAGCTTGAGCGCAAACCTTTCAAAGAGCGCGTCAAGCTGCGTTACAGCACCTATCTCAAGGAAGTCGAGAAGGGATTCATGTTTGGCCGCGAAGGCAGCGGCCCGGTTGACGCGCAGATGCAGTACAAGGATCTGCACAGCGACACCTTCAACAATGTGCTGGTATTCGGCTCCAACAGCTATCTCGGGCTGGCGAATCACCCCTATGTGAAAAACAGGGTGATCGAAGCCGTCGAGCAATACGGAATCGGCACCGGCGGTTCCCCGGCGTTTTCGGGCTATACCCATCAGCATAAAGTGCTGGAAAAACGTCTGGCGGCGCTGGCCGGTCACGAGGATGCCGTACTGCTGCCAAGCGGGTATATGGCCAACCTCTGCTGGGTCAACGGGCTGATGAACCGCAACGATATCATCGTCTATGACCAGAACAGCCACGCCAGCGTCATCAACGCCATCAAGATGACCAATGTGCCGTTCTACACCTTCGACCCGGAGCGTCTGGACGAATTCGACGCCATGCTGCATAAAATCCGCGCGCGCGCCAAGCCGGGCACGCAGATTTTCTCAACCGTCGAAGGCGTGCGCTCGACCGACGGGTCGATTATCGACCTCAGACGCTACATCGACATCTGTCGAACCCACGACATCATCACCATTCTCGACGATGCGCATGGACTCGGCACTGTCGGACCGACCGGGCGCGGCACGCTGGAACACCTCGACCTGCTGGGTCAGGTTGACCTGCGCATGTCGACGTGCAGCAAGTCGCTGGGCGCGCAGGGTGCCTTCGTGTCGGGCAGCAGCGAATACATCTTCATGCTGCGCAACTTCTCCTACCCGTACCTGTTCACGTCGGGACTGGCGCAGCCGACCATCGCCGCCATTTCCGCCGCGCTGGATGTCATGGAACGCGAGCCGGAGCGCATCGAGCAGCTGCACGCCAACGTGCGTTACATGCAAGACCGGCTCGAGGCCCACGGGTTCAATATTCTGCGCGGCCAGACCGGCATCATTCCTGTTTTCTTCAGGCAAAACGCAGTAGTGGGCAACATCAATCGCCGTCTTTTCGAGCGCGGGCTGTTTGCCAACATCATGGAGTATCCGATGGTGCCGCCGGACAAGGAGCGCCTGCGCCTGTCGGTGATGTCATCCCATACCCGCGAAGAAATCGACCAGGCCGTAGGCATTATCGTTGACGTTGCGCGTGAATTCGACGCGCTGTAA
- a CDS encoding NAD-dependent epimerase/dehydratase family protein: MKVLITGANGFVGLNIVNALLAAKHQVTAYVRASSNLGFLEPLGVTLIHGELNDSHSLRAAMTGQDAVIHTAGNTSSNPRDWPLLEAVNVDGTNRVIEAALDSGIARLVYTSTSSTIGAPNDPLDEATEPDPSARFSGQESVCQKQVAGRGAGLPRLRPWPFRRDPQSGGSAGGL; encoded by the coding sequence ATGAAAGTATTGATAACCGGAGCCAACGGCTTTGTTGGACTGAACATTGTAAACGCCTTGCTGGCGGCGAAGCATCAGGTCACGGCCTATGTGCGCGCCTCGTCCAATCTGGGCTTTCTCGAACCGCTGGGCGTGACGCTGATACACGGCGAACTCAACGACAGCCACAGTCTTCGCGCGGCGATGACCGGTCAGGACGCCGTTATTCATACGGCGGGCAACACCAGCAGCAATCCGCGTGACTGGCCGCTGCTCGAGGCGGTCAACGTCGACGGAACGAACCGTGTCATCGAGGCGGCGCTGGACAGCGGCATAGCGCGGCTGGTGTACACCAGCACCAGTTCGACCATCGGCGCGCCCAACGACCCGCTCGACGAGGCGACAGAACCAGACCCGTCTGCGCGGTTTTCGGGCCAGGAATCCGTATGCCAGAAGCAAGTTGCTGGCCGAGGAGCTGGTTTACCGCGCCTGCGACCGTGGCCTTTCCGCCGTGATCCTCAATCCGGCGGAAGTGCTGGGGGCTTATGA